The following are encoded together in the Cynocephalus volans isolate mCynVol1 chromosome 4, mCynVol1.pri, whole genome shotgun sequence genome:
- the LOC134376303 gene encoding olfactory receptor 52R1-like: MLASGNSSSHPVFFILLGIPGLEKSQFWIAFPFCAMYALAVVGNITVLHIIRTDHTLHEPMYLFLAMLSVTDLVLSSSTQPKMLAIFWFQAHEIEYHACLIQVLFFIHAFSSVESGVLMAMALDRYVAICFPLRHSSILTPSVVIKLGTVVMMRGLLWVSPFCFMVSRMPFCPNQVIPQSYCEHMAVLKLVCADTRVNRAYGLFVAFLVVGFDMIVIIISYVMILRAVLRLPSGEARLKAFGTCASHICVILALYIPALFTFLTHRFGHRVPRVVHIMLANLYLLVPPMLNPIIYGVRTKQIRNRVIQGCCGKDL, translated from the coding sequence ATGTTGGCATCAGGGAACAGCTCTTCTCATCCTGTGTTCTTCATCCTGCTTGGAATCCCAGGACTGGAGAAGTCCCAATTTTGGATTGCCTTTCCCTTCTGTGCCATGTATGCTTTGGCTGTAGTTGGCAATATCACTGTCCTTCACATAATCCGAACGGACCACACCCTGCATGAGCCCATGTACCTCTTTCTGGCCATGCTGTCTGTCACTGACCTGgtcctctcctcctccacccaaCCTAAAATGTTGGCCATATTCTGGTTTCAAGCTCACGAGATTGAATACCATGCCTGCCTCATCCAGGTGTTGTTCTTCATCCATGCCTTTTCTTCTGTGGAGTCTGGGGTGCTCATGGCCATGGCCTTGGACCGCTATGTGGCTATCTGCTTCCCACTCAGGCACTCTAGTATCCTGACCCCATCTGTAGTGATCAAACTGGGGACGGTCGTGATGATGAGAGGGCTGCTGTGGGTGAGCCCCTTCTGCTTCATGGTCTCCAGGATGCCCTTCTGCCCCAACCAGGTCATCCCCCAGTCATACTGTGAGCACATGGCTGTGCTGAAGTTGGTGTGTGCTGATACTAGAGTAAATCGTGCATATGGGCTCTTTGTGGCCTTCTTGGTGGTTGGCTTTGACATGATTGTCATCATTATATCGTATGTGATGATTCTGAGGGCTGTGCTGCGGTTGCCCTCAGGTGAAGCCCGCCTCAAAGCATTCGGCACGTGTGCCTCCCACATCTGTGTTATCTTGGCTTTGTATATCCCAGCCCTTTTCACTTTCCTCACCCACCGCTTTGGCCATCGTGTGCCCCGAGTGGTACATATCATGTTGGCTAATCTCTATCTACTGGTACCTCCCATGCTCAACCCCATCATCTACGGAGTTAGAACCAAGCAGATCAGGAACAGGGTTATCCAAGGATGTTGTGGAAAAGACCTCTGA
- the LOC134377172 gene encoding olfactory receptor 51H1-like has protein sequence MTDLNASRVNHHSFILTGIPGMPDKNIWMAFPLGFLYTLTLLGNGTILAVIKVDQSLHEPLYYFLSILALTDVSLSMSTLPTMLSIFWFSAPEIAFDACITQMFFIHGFGVAESGVLVSMAFDRFVAIQDPLRYASILTHGIVGKIGIVVLTRAVCVVFPVPFLIKRLPFCHSNVLSHSYCLHQDAMRLACASTHVNSLYGLVIVIFTLGIDALVILFSYILILKTVLGIASRAERLKALNTCLSHICAVLLFYVPLIGVTMIHRFGKHLSPIVHTLMANVYLLLPPVLNPIVYSVKTKQIRRRITQVILGTK, from the exons ATGACAGACTTGAATGCATCACGTGTCAACCACCATAGTTTCATTCTGACAGGTATCCCAGGGATGCCGGACAAGAACATATGGATGGCCTTTCCTCTGGGATTTCTGTACACACTCACACTCCTGGGAAATGGTACTATCCTAGCTGTCATCAAGGTAGATCAGAGTCTCCATGAGCCTTTGTACTACTTCCTCTCGATCCTGGCTCTCACTGACGTTAGCCTCTCCATGTCCACCTTGCCCACCATGCTCAGCATCTTCTGGTTCAGTGCCCCTGAGATTGCATTTGATGCATGCATCACACAGATGTTCTTCATCCATGGATTTGGAGTAGCAGAATCAGGAGTCCTAGTGTCCATGGCCTTTGACAGGTTTGTGGCCATCCAAGACCCACTACGCTATGCTTCCATCCTCACCCATGGCATTGTTGGAAAGATTGGAATAGTGGTTCTCACCCGGGCTGTTTGTGTGGTCTTCCCTGTGCCTTTCCTTATAAAGCGGCTACCTTTCTGCCATTCCAATGTCTTGTCTCATTCGTACTGTCTTCACCAGGATGCAATGCGGCTGGCCTGTGCCAGCACCCACGTCAACAGCCTCTACGGACTTGTCATTGTCATCTTCACCTTGGGGATCGATGCGCTTGTCATTCTCTTTTCTTACATACTCATTCTCAAGACTGTGCTGGGCATTGCCTCCAGGGCAGAAAGGCTTAAAGCTCTCAACACCTGCCTCTCTCACATCTGTGCTGTGCTTCTCTTCTATGTGCCTCTTATTGGGGTCACCATGATCCACAGATTTGGGAAGCATTTATCACCAATAGTGCACACGCTCATGGCCAATGTATACCTGCTACTCCCCCCTGTGCTAAACCCCATTGTTTATAGTGTGAAGACCAAGCAGATACGAAGACGGATCACCCAAGT AATACTTGgtacaaaataa